In one Mucilaginibacter ginsenosidivorax genomic region, the following are encoded:
- a CDS encoding MBL fold metallo-hydrolase RNA specificity domain-containing protein, whose product MNITFHGAARNVTGSKHLIRLKDDTSILLDCGMFQGMGDQSDNLNEHFGFNPKKVDHMVLSHAHIDHCGLIPRLVAEGFNGPIYCTPATMDLARILLMDSAHIQMQDAEYSNKHRARKGLPLLEPLYTDKEAMDALRLFKLVEYNEEFEITPHVKLKLTDAGHILGSAAVHLAITEDGKVTHITFSGDVGRYDDMLLNDPQPFDQADYVLLESTYGDSLHKDQGPIEEALLEIIKQTCEVKGGKVIIPAFSVGRTQELLYALNSLELKGTLPDLHYYVDSPLSEKATEVLMNHPEVYNKQVKAVLKVDANPFGFKGLRFIQSTEESKALNDDPRPCVIISSSGMAEAGRVKHHIKNNINNNKNTILMVGYCEPSSLGGHLLAGDHEVRIFGEMYQVNAEVRSIRSMSAHGDYDDLLHFLACQDPAKVKEVFLVHGEYEVQQHFSSKLKDKGFTRVEIPYQHQKIELK is encoded by the coding sequence ATGAATATAACCTTTCACGGCGCTGCACGTAATGTTACCGGCAGCAAACATCTTATCCGCCTAAAAGATGACACCTCTATATTATTAGATTGCGGCATGTTCCAGGGCATGGGCGATCAGTCTGACAACCTGAATGAGCATTTCGGGTTTAATCCTAAAAAGGTTGATCACATGGTATTATCGCACGCGCACATAGATCACTGCGGATTAATACCCCGGCTGGTGGCCGAAGGTTTTAATGGCCCCATTTATTGTACACCTGCCACTATGGATCTTGCCCGTATCCTCCTCATGGATTCGGCACATATCCAGATGCAGGATGCCGAGTATAGCAACAAGCACCGCGCACGCAAAGGTTTGCCGCTGCTTGAGCCACTTTACACTGATAAAGAGGCCATGGATGCACTAAGGCTTTTTAAACTTGTTGAATACAACGAAGAGTTTGAGATTACGCCGCACGTAAAACTAAAGCTTACCGATGCCGGGCATATTTTGGGCAGTGCGGCAGTACACTTGGCAATTACCGAGGATGGCAAAGTTACCCATATTACCTTTAGCGGCGATGTTGGCCGTTATGATGATATGTTGCTGAATGATCCACAGCCGTTTGACCAGGCCGATTATGTTTTACTCGAATCCACCTACGGCGATTCGTTACACAAGGACCAGGGCCCGATTGAGGAAGCTTTATTGGAAATTATTAAACAAACCTGCGAGGTTAAGGGTGGCAAAGTTATTATACCAGCTTTTAGCGTTGGCCGCACGCAGGAACTGTTGTATGCATTAAACTCCCTGGAATTGAAAGGAACGCTGCCCGATTTGCATTATTATGTAGATAGCCCTTTATCAGAAAAAGCGACGGAGGTTTTAATGAACCATCCCGAAGTGTATAATAAACAGGTTAAAGCGGTACTAAAGGTTGACGCCAATCCTTTCGGTTTTAAGGGCTTGCGTTTTATCCAGTCAACAGAAGAATCCAAGGCGCTGAATGATGACCCGAGACCTTGTGTTATCATTTCCTCATCGGGCATGGCCGAGGCCGGGCGTGTTAAGCACCATATTAAAAACAACATCAACAATAATAAAAACACCATCTTGATGGTAGGCTACTGTGAACCAAGTTCCCTTGGCGGGCACCTGCTTGCCGGCGACCATGAGGTACGTATTTTTGGCGAAATGTACCAGGTGAATGCCGAAGTACGCTCGATAAGATCAATGAGCGCCCATGGTGATTACGATGACCTGCTGCACTTTTTGGCCTGCCAGGATCCGGCGAAAGTAAAAGAAGTTTTTCTTGTTCATGGCGAATATGAGGTTCAACAACATTTTAGCAGCAAGTTAAAAGACAAAGGTTTTACACGGGTCGAAATACCTTACCAGCACCAAAAGATTGAGTTAAAATAA
- a CDS encoding BlaI/MecI/CopY family transcriptional regulator produces MEIKELTRAEEQLMQVLWQLEKAYVKDVIDMLPEPKPAYNTVSTIIRILETKGFVGHTAFGKSHQYHPIVSKDQYQDFASDKLLSGYFDNSVNRMLSFFVKKEKIDLKEADEIMKLIEKLKDK; encoded by the coding sequence ATGGAAATTAAAGAATTAACCCGCGCCGAAGAACAATTAATGCAGGTATTATGGCAGCTTGAAAAAGCTTACGTAAAAGATGTTATTGATATGCTGCCCGAGCCAAAGCCGGCTTATAATACGGTATCAACCATTATCCGGATACTTGAAACAAAAGGCTTTGTGGGGCACACTGCATTTGGCAAAAGCCACCAGTACCATCCCATAGTAAGTAAAGACCAATACCAGGATTTTGCATCGGATAAATTACTGAGCGGATATTTTGATAATTCGGTTAACCGGATGCTTTCCTTTTTTGTGAAGAAAGAGAAAATTGACCTTAAAGAGGCTGATGAGATCATGAAACTGATTGAAAAACTTAAAGACAAATAG